The Halalkalicoccus sp. CGA53 genome window below encodes:
- a CDS encoding VirB4 family type IV secretion system protein has translation MPTNTDTDRTDHADYKIFTGASGDQVVFGVSKLELGAALLPGAALWFAARQFVPPGPRALVYLTAIVWTLIGVSFVLAKEPWMNAREYVEMILRNYTHQNIMLYDRDPESSGIEQPTNDSILARIARLPGVSAIPYVGGAGSIDEKAEDDGRRPRAQDLVQFKRAYYGTPAIETDEGHLVGALRVEPANMVTAGPEAWERQVRVYAKILDTALSGSIQVVEYMRMVDYTPRIANYQERRSEIIATGDGLAPAAEIDYEDLPVGKKVHADLCEERAEVVTDYDLSTLVVDPYVIVEVKPEDVVGKDDIEGGLANVPLVGRAYKNLKLYQLRQSGEHVPEMKRLLEDRLDRLASNIQRLDGVGATVIPSTKLAQVAADHYQAANAYAYTDYESLVRQSPVVVPSEGTAPALDPEADPDYASDPEYELTYSHLDVEARRDRMDTLAKTHSRLAIAEKHAKLVAMDRESHGTPEPGETPDDPERPLSPDNPAEADVDGARTAEATDGGVDTQGPAIEWGSDTPAVDPGVVDVAVTDEELNEQFRSLLAPEEFDRSENEYVRVDRELYSATMFISEWPKNPTEGILETVIRFDDPEVAVNVATHIDVMDQQKAERELADLEDALKDKAERVEDSKFSMFADRYREEQQEASAMLRSFLASEHDMFEAQTYIEVQSLSDDALTRAIRSIKSKLSDEGARVTVLHRNHDRGYQTLAPACQDKIGQKVKMRADGLATTNAWTTQNLYEESGVEFGDNMATNEPMAADLFARDGGYNWAIVGKTGAGKTITSSEVIWRQKTLNPEMFVAVIDPLQEFANLAEIFGGERIVIGSTYLNPFDIAPTPEDKLDVVGQDAPYRQWVNKCVDFIELYYAAEGMSLRGKRGVWKQAIKKAGENYGIGENPESHAAEWRERNGFSGDCPTPLDAIDVIREMAEDAGPFVDDGGNEKMVAEREGKAIEIVNNEVEAFKPGGELEHLTHQTDVDLADVDFVYADLQTKEGDEEGGGLMMHLLLDLFYNEVKTRLERGMIFCDEFHYLLRDDTTVKSLNQKYRHHRHWDLSIGVGTQSHKDWFGTDSEGNVHLTDNAQVMLELTTTRIYQYVEGMGPEWADDLGLTPEETEIISELQKGNAAEGYSEALVHVDDEGCFPVRIVMDREQNPREATALMYDPSKHGEDYEEYLREHDDVCNWRWT, from the coding sequence ATGCCTACCAACACTGACACGGACCGAACCGATCACGCCGATTATAAGATCTTCACCGGAGCGTCCGGCGACCAGGTGGTCTTCGGCGTGAGCAAACTCGAGCTCGGGGCAGCGTTGCTCCCCGGCGCGGCGCTGTGGTTCGCCGCCCGGCAGTTCGTCCCACCGGGGCCGCGAGCGCTCGTCTACCTGACGGCGATCGTGTGGACGTTGATCGGCGTGTCGTTCGTCTTGGCGAAAGAGCCCTGGATGAACGCTCGCGAGTACGTCGAGATGATCCTGCGGAACTACACCCACCAGAACATCATGCTATACGACAGAGATCCCGAGAGCTCCGGCATCGAACAGCCCACGAACGACTCGATTCTCGCCCGGATCGCCCGGCTTCCCGGCGTCTCCGCGATCCCGTACGTCGGCGGTGCTGGGTCGATCGATGAGAAGGCCGAGGACGACGGGCGCCGGCCGAGAGCGCAGGACCTCGTGCAGTTCAAGCGCGCCTACTACGGAACGCCCGCGATCGAGACGGACGAGGGTCACCTTGTCGGTGCGCTGCGCGTCGAGCCGGCCAACATGGTCACGGCAGGGCCGGAAGCATGGGAGCGTCAGGTCAGGGTCTACGCGAAGATCCTCGACACGGCGCTCTCGGGCTCAATCCAGGTCGTCGAGTACATGAGGATGGTCGACTACACCCCTCGGATCGCGAATTATCAAGAACGGCGGTCGGAGATCATCGCGACCGGTGACGGCCTTGCCCCGGCGGCGGAGATTGACTACGAGGATCTCCCGGTCGGCAAGAAGGTCCACGCCGATCTCTGCGAAGAGCGCGCGGAGGTGGTCACCGACTACGACCTCTCGACGCTCGTGGTCGACCCCTACGTGATTGTGGAGGTCAAACCCGAGGACGTCGTCGGAAAAGACGACATAGAGGGCGGGCTGGCAAACGTGCCGCTCGTCGGGCGAGCGTACAAGAACCTGAAGCTCTATCAGCTCCGTCAGAGCGGCGAGCACGTCCCCGAGATGAAACGCCTCCTGGAGGACCGTCTCGACAGGCTGGCCTCGAACATCCAGCGACTCGACGGCGTGGGCGCGACGGTGATCCCGTCGACGAAGCTCGCGCAGGTCGCGGCGGACCACTACCAGGCGGCGAACGCCTACGCCTACACCGACTACGAGTCACTCGTGCGGCAGAGCCCGGTCGTCGTGCCCTCGGAGGGCACTGCCCCCGCGCTCGATCCAGAGGCCGACCCCGACTACGCGAGCGATCCCGAGTACGAGCTGACCTACTCACATCTCGACGTCGAAGCCCGGCGCGACCGGATGGACACGCTCGCCAAGACCCACTCTCGGCTCGCGATCGCCGAGAAGCACGCCAAACTCGTTGCGATGGACCGCGAGAGCCATGGGACTCCCGAGCCCGGCGAGACCCCTGACGACCCTGAACGCCCGCTATCGCCCGACAACCCGGCGGAGGCTGACGTCGACGGTGCGCGAACGGCCGAGGCCACCGACGGCGGTGTGGATACACAAGGGCCGGCGATCGAGTGGGGATCGGACACCCCGGCCGTTGACCCCGGCGTGGTTGACGTCGCCGTAACGGACGAGGAGCTCAACGAGCAGTTCCGCTCGCTACTCGCTCCTGAGGAATTCGACCGCTCGGAGAACGAGTACGTTCGTGTCGATCGCGAACTCTACTCGGCGACGATGTTCATCTCCGAGTGGCCGAAGAACCCGACCGAGGGCATCCTGGAAACGGTGATCCGATTCGACGATCCCGAGGTCGCGGTGAACGTCGCGACGCACATAGACGTAATGGACCAGCAGAAGGCCGAACGGGAGCTGGCCGATCTCGAGGACGCGTTGAAAGATAAGGCCGAGCGTGTCGAGGACTCGAAATTTTCGATGTTCGCCGACCGCTACCGAGAGGAGCAGCAAGAGGCGAGCGCCATGCTCCGGTCGTTCCTGGCGAGCGAGCACGATATGTTCGAGGCACAAACGTACATCGAGGTGCAGTCGCTCTCGGATGACGCGCTCACGCGGGCAATCCGGTCGATCAAGAGCAAGCTCTCAGACGAGGGTGCTCGCGTCACCGTCCTCCACCGGAACCACGATCGGGGCTATCAGACGCTCGCGCCGGCGTGCCAGGACAAGATCGGCCAGAAGGTGAAGATGAGAGCCGACGGGCTCGCGACAACGAACGCATGGACGACCCAGAATCTCTACGAGGAGAGCGGCGTCGAGTTCGGGGACAATATGGCGACGAACGAGCCGATGGCTGCGGACTTGTTCGCTCGCGACGGTGGGTACAACTGGGCGATCGTTGGGAAGACCGGCGCGGGGAAGACGATCACCTCCTCCGAAGTGATCTGGCGACAGAAGACGCTCAACCCCGAGATGTTCGTCGCGGTGATCGATCCACTTCAGGAATTCGCGAACCTCGCTGAGATCTTCGGTGGTGAGCGGATCGTGATCGGCTCGACCTACCTCAACCCGTTCGATATAGCCCCCACGCCGGAGGACAAGCTCGACGTCGTTGGCCAGGACGCGCCGTACCGTCAATGGGTCAATAAGTGTGTAGATTTCATCGAACTGTACTACGCTGCGGAGGGTATGTCGCTTCGCGGAAAGCGCGGCGTGTGGAAGCAGGCGATCAAGAAGGCCGGCGAAAACTACGGGATCGGCGAAAACCCCGAGTCGCACGCCGCCGAGTGGCGCGAGCGCAACGGCTTCTCCGGCGACTGCCCGACGCCGCTCGATGCGATCGACGTGATCCGCGAGATGGCTGAGGACGCCGGCCCGTTCGTCGACGACGGGGGGAACGAGAAGATGGTCGCTGAGCGGGAGGGGAAGGCGATCGAGATCGTGAACAACGAGGTGGAGGCGTTCAAGCCCGGCGGCGAGCTCGAGCACCTCACACATCAGACCGACGTCGATCTCGCGGACGTAGATTTCGTCTACGCCGATCTCCAGACCAAAGAGGGCGACGAGGAGGGTGGCGGCCTCATGATGCACTTGCTGCTCGACCTCTTCTACAACGAGGTGAAGACGCGTTTGGAGCGCGGCATGATCTTCTGCGACGAGTTCCACTACCTCCTCCGGGACGACACCACGGTGAAAAGCCTAAACCAGAAGTACCGTCACCACCGCCACTGGGATCTCTCGATCGGCGTTGGGACCCAGAGTCACAAGGACTGGTTCGGGACGGACTCGGAGGGGAACGTCCACCTGACCGACAACGCGCAGGTCATGCTCGAGCTTACGACGACACGGATCTACCAGTACGTCGAGGGCATGGGGCCTGAGTGGGCCGACGACCTCGGTCTCACTCCCGAGGAGACGGAGATCATCAGCGAACTTCAGAAGGGGAACGCCGCCGAGGGGTACTCAGAGGCCCTCGTCCACGTCGACGACGAGGGCTGTTTCCCGGTTCGTATCGTCATGGACCGCGAGCAGAACCCTCGCGAAGCCACGGCGCTGATGTACGACCCCT
- a CDS encoding type II toxin-antitoxin system PemK/MazF family toxin, whose product MYKERPSVVIQNDMGNQHSPTTIIAPITGGRSHYPFYANLSATT is encoded by the coding sequence ATGTACAAAGAACGTCCCTCTGTAGTCATTCAGAACGACATGGGAAATCAGCACTCACCGACAACGATCATCGCACCGATCACCGGCGGGCGAAGTCACTATCCGTTTTACGCGAATCTTTCCGCGACGACCTGA
- a CDS encoding aminomethyl transferase family protein — protein sequence MSCDNVDQLVRNTDDLVGSFRDADYDYSMYEFPDEYTNWIREQNALQQSCTIVDQSYHMSPVYLEGPDAIELLSDLGTNNFENIRNDPPPIAKNVVFCNPDGYMIRDVVLFYVDEETFISTGTEIPTNWLIYNLEAGEYDASAEVPYRPGSGVDPREFRFQVQGPYAYEVMDDVVDGGLPEFSFFEVKELTINDVEVYALGFGMGEAPGLELFGAYEYHDEIEREIVDSGREYDIMQMGSKAYKTNKISSGWIHQPVPAIYTGDAMEPYRRWLDTDGPEGKMSIGGSYVAESIQEYYMDPIECGQGHLISFNHDFVGKSALERKVTRESRTRVTFEWDDEDVVNVYRSLFDDGPNYKYIDLPDTARRWSLTHYDRVERDGSVVGISKYPGYLSYENEMLSLGVIDEEYSEPGTEVALIWGEENSRKEKVEPHVEKEITAVVMPSPYTTADRDYKRS from the coding sequence ATGTCCTGCGATAACGTGGACCAGTTGGTTCGGAACACTGACGACTTGGTCGGGTCATTTCGGGACGCCGACTACGATTATTCGATGTACGAATTCCCGGATGAGTACACGAACTGGATCAGAGAACAGAACGCACTCCAACAGTCGTGTACGATCGTGGACCAGTCCTACCACATGTCTCCCGTCTACTTGGAGGGTCCAGATGCCATCGAACTTCTATCAGATCTCGGGACCAACAATTTTGAAAACATCCGAAACGATCCCCCCCCGATCGCCAAGAACGTTGTCTTCTGCAATCCGGACGGGTACATGATCAGGGACGTGGTCCTGTTTTACGTCGACGAGGAGACGTTCATCAGCACCGGGACGGAGATCCCGACGAACTGGCTTATCTACAATCTGGAAGCGGGCGAGTACGATGCGTCCGCAGAGGTGCCGTATCGACCCGGGTCCGGCGTCGACCCACGTGAGTTCCGGTTTCAGGTACAGGGCCCGTACGCCTACGAGGTCATGGATGACGTCGTAGATGGGGGACTACCGGAGTTCTCATTCTTCGAAGTGAAGGAACTGACGATAAACGACGTCGAAGTGTACGCCCTGGGCTTTGGTATGGGCGAAGCACCCGGTCTGGAACTGTTCGGAGCGTACGAATATCACGACGAGATCGAACGTGAGATCGTCGACAGCGGACGCGAGTACGATATCATGCAGATGGGATCGAAAGCGTACAAGACCAACAAGATAAGCTCCGGGTGGATCCACCAACCCGTCCCAGCGATCTACACGGGCGACGCGATGGAACCGTATCGACGGTGGCTCGACACGGATGGCCCCGAAGGGAAGATGTCGATCGGTGGGAGCTATGTCGCCGAGAGCATCCAGGAGTACTACATGGACCCGATTGAGTGCGGCCAGGGCCACCTGATCAGTTTCAACCACGACTTCGTGGGGAAGAGCGCGCTAGAGAGAAAGGTGACGAGAGAGTCCCGAACGAGAGTCACATTCGAGTGGGACGATGAAGACGTAGTTAACGTATATCGGTCGCTCTTCGACGACGGACCGAACTACAAATATATCGACTTGCCAGACACTGCCCGTCGCTGGTCGCTGACCCACTACGACAGGGTAGAACGGGACGGTTCGGTGGTCGGCATCTCGAAGTACCCAGGCTATCTCAGTTACGAAAACGAGATGCTTTCGCTGGGAGTCATCGACGAGGAATACAGCGAACCGGGCACCGAGGTTGCGCTCATTTGGGGCGAAGAGAACTCCCGGAAAGAAAAGGTGGAACCGCACGTGGAGAAGGAAATAACCGCTGTGGTCATGCCGTCACCGTACACTACGGCCGACAGGGACTACAAACGGAGCTGA